The following proteins are encoded in a genomic region of Leptospira ryugenii:
- the fliG gene encoding flagellar motor switch protein FliG, translated as MLNKKPTLTGRQKAAIFLVAVGNEVASEIFKHLREDEIEQITFEIARLDKITPEDKEKVLVEFNELMMAQEFITNGGIDFARGLLEKALGNQKAIDIINRLTSSLQVRPFDFIRRTDPAHLLNFIQGEHPQTIALILSYLDPQKASNILSNLPHQIQAEVAKRIATMDRVSPDVLREVERVLERKLSTLASEDYTSAGGIDSVVEILNLVDRGTEKTIIEALEEEDPELAEEIKKRMFVFEDIVLLDDRAIQKVMREVDNTDLAKALKSVDSEVQDKIFKNMSKRAANLLREDMDFMGPVRLKDVEDAQQKIVNIIRKLEEAGEIVVARAGEDELVV; from the coding sequence ATGCTCAATAAAAAACCGACACTCACCGGTAGACAGAAGGCTGCAATTTTTTTGGTTGCAGTGGGCAATGAAGTTGCATCAGAAATCTTCAAACATTTACGTGAAGATGAGATCGAACAAATTACCTTCGAGATCGCCCGATTAGATAAGATCACACCAGAAGATAAAGAGAAAGTCCTCGTAGAGTTCAATGAACTCATGATGGCTCAGGAATTTATCACCAATGGTGGTATTGATTTTGCCCGTGGCCTTTTGGAAAAAGCTCTAGGTAACCAAAAAGCAATCGATATCATCAACCGACTAACGTCAAGTTTACAGGTTCGGCCCTTTGACTTCATTCGAAGAACTGACCCTGCTCACTTATTGAACTTTATCCAAGGTGAGCACCCACAAACGATAGCCCTTATTTTATCTTATTTAGATCCACAAAAAGCATCCAATATCCTTTCTAATCTACCTCACCAGATACAGGCGGAGGTAGCAAAACGGATAGCAACGATGGATAGGGTGTCTCCAGATGTTTTACGCGAGGTGGAACGAGTACTGGAACGAAAACTTTCGACTCTCGCCTCGGAGGATTATACTTCTGCGGGTGGTATTGATTCCGTTGTTGAAATTTTGAACTTGGTAGACCGAGGAACAGAAAAGACCATTATTGAAGCTCTAGAAGAAGAAGATCCGGAACTAGCGGAAGAGATCAAAAAACGAATGTTTGTCTTCGAAGATATTGTATTACTCGATGACAGAGCTATCCAAAAAGTCATGCGAGAAGTTGATAACACTGATTTGGCAAAAGCACTTAAGTCCGTTGACTCCGAAGTGCAGGATAAAATTTTCAAAAACATGTCAAAAAGAGCGGCGAATCTTTTGCGAGAAGACATGGACTTTATGGGTCCTGTTCGATTGAAGGACGTCGAGGACGCCCAGCAAAAAATTGTAAATATCATACGTAAGCTAGAAGAAGCGGGCGAAATCGTCGTGGCACGTGCGGGCGAAGACGAACTGGTAGTCTAG
- a CDS encoding glycerophosphodiester phosphodiesterase family protein: MNLPLQLIIALTISISFWNCGSVPTKVKPIRESLDLQGHRGARGLKPENTWPAFEEAISQNMVTLELDTVLTKDKRIVIHHDSETNPVICVNPDGSEIQRISLYELTLSDLQKLDCGSKKNPAFPKQTPVPGTKLLSIEEFFQKMAEIEKKKKQKYLFNIETKFPDKEMVEDSIVEEHTLLLVSAIEKAKVADRSTIQSFDLRTLPYVQKKNSKIRTSALFAPTYFQGFLMTIGFGNGYRDTILDKAKGIKANIISPYFLYVTPSFVETAHASQIEVIPWTVNSIKEMKRLESCGVDGIISDYPDMLRETFLKP, encoded by the coding sequence ATGAATTTGCCTTTACAACTGATCATCGCCCTCACCATTTCCATATCATTTTGGAACTGTGGTTCTGTTCCTACAAAAGTAAAACCTATCCGTGAGAGTTTAGATCTGCAGGGACATCGTGGGGCTAGAGGTTTAAAACCTGAGAATACCTGGCCGGCCTTTGAAGAAGCTATTTCTCAAAATATGGTAACCTTGGAACTCGATACTGTGCTTACCAAAGATAAAAGAATTGTAATCCACCATGACTCGGAAACAAATCCAGTGATTTGTGTGAATCCGGATGGAAGCGAAATACAACGGATATCTTTGTACGAATTAACTCTGTCTGATTTGCAGAAACTAGATTGTGGAAGCAAAAAGAATCCTGCCTTTCCGAAACAAACACCCGTTCCAGGAACAAAACTTCTGAGCATTGAAGAATTTTTTCAAAAAATGGCAGAGATAGAAAAGAAAAAGAAACAAAAGTACTTATTTAACATAGAAACCAAATTTCCAGATAAAGAAATGGTAGAAGATTCCATAGTGGAAGAACATACACTTTTACTGGTATCTGCGATCGAAAAAGCAAAAGTTGCAGATCGTTCAACCATTCAATCTTTTGATCTAAGGACTCTACCTTATGTTCAAAAGAAAAATTCTAAAATTAGAACGAGTGCTCTCTTTGCGCCCACATACTTCCAGGGCTTTTTGATGACGATCGGTTTCGGTAATGGATATCGAGATACAATACTGGATAAAGCAAAGGGAATCAAAGCAAATATCATTTCTCCGTACTTTCTGTATGTAACACCAAGTTTTGTTGAAACGGCTCATGCGAGTCAGATCGAAGTGATACCTTGGACTGTGAATTCTATAAAAGAAATGAAAAGACTAGAGAGTTGCGGAGTTGATGGAATCATATCAGATTATCCAGATATGTTACGTGAGACATTTTTAAAACCTTAA
- a CDS encoding TRL domain-containing protein — MLVSLYLQCINLGNTQGVGPRGILYAEYKLGYFENTQPNASTKIGKACITRYFFFFSNGDSSTEAAARQAGITQIKSMHKEVKNFLSIYTTLCTVVSGN; from the coding sequence ATGCTAGTTAGTTTGTATTTGCAATGTATAAATCTTGGAAATACACAGGGTGTCGGTCCACGAGGTATCTTATATGCAGAGTATAAACTTGGCTACTTTGAAAATACACAACCCAATGCCAGTACTAAAATCGGTAAAGCATGTATCACTCGATACTTTTTCTTTTTTAGCAATGGCGATAGTAGTACAGAGGCAGCGGCGAGACAAGCAGGCATTACGCAAATAAAATCAATGCACAAAGAAGTAAAAAATTTCTTATCCATTTATACAACTTTGTGCACGGTAGTGAGTGGCAATTAA
- a CDS encoding TRL-like family protein, with translation MKFFLVSLFFLFSCASPGYGPFGFLYSNSRIGIFSNGENSSLESTRCTHSILGLFAFGDASIESAKKQAQISTVTEVHWKTTQLTGLYASLCVIVSGNP, from the coding sequence ATGAAATTTTTTCTTGTTTCTCTTTTTTTCCTTTTCTCCTGCGCATCCCCAGGCTATGGACCCTTCGGTTTTCTTTATTCAAATTCAAGAATAGGCATTTTTTCAAATGGAGAAAATTCGTCTTTAGAGAGTACAAGATGTACTCATTCTATATTAGGTCTTTTTGCGTTTGGTGACGCCAGTATTGAAAGTGCAAAAAAACAGGCTCAAATTTCGACCGTGACTGAAGTACATTGGAAAACGACTCAATTAACAGGACTGTACGCATCCTTGTGTGTCATCGTTTCAGGGAATCCATGA